AGTCGGGTAGCCGGGTAGCCGGGTCCGCTCAGACCTTCTCGCGGTTGTCGGAGTCCGAGTACGGGCTCTCGTACCGCGTGTCGGGGAGCGGGCCCAGGTCCCTGAGGCTGGAGAACGCCAGGACGAGCATGAGGCCCCCGAGCAGGATGCCGACGCCTCCGAGGATGATGCCGGCCAGCGCCATCCCGCCGTTGTCGGCCTCGCCCCGGGTTGCCTTGCCCTTGCCCAGGGCGCCGAAGACCACGGCCCCGATGCCGAGGCCGACCGCTATGAAGCTGGTGATGCAGCCGACGACCGAGAGGATGCCGAGCACCAGCGCGGTGACGCCGAAGCCGTTGCTCTTCGGCATCCCGTAGGGCTGGTACGCGGAGTAGCCCGGGTATCCGGGCTGGCCCGGGTACCCGTAGGTCGGCTGGGCGGGCACCGGAGCGGGGTACGCGTAGGCACTCGGGTCGGGCTGGGCCGGGTACCCGTACGCGGCGGACGCGGGCCCGGTCACGGGAGCCGTCTGGTAGGTCTCGGCTCCCGGCATCTCGGTGATGGTCGGCTGATCGTGCACGGACGGCGGACCCGACACACCGGACGCGCCCGCTCCCCCGTACGCACCGTGCGGCTTGCCCAGGTCCACCGCCGGCCGCTCGGGCGGCGCCCACGGGTCTCGCGGCTCGGGACTGTTCTCGCTCATGCGGCGCCCCCCTCTCGTACAGCCATGCTAAGTGCTGCCACCGACAGTCACCGGGCTGCCTACGATGAAGCCCGACCTGCCCGCACCAGCGTTCTCCCGGAGGCATCCCCATGACCGACCTGCACCCCTTCATCGCGGGGCTGCCCAAGGCGGAACTCCACGTCCACCACGTCGGCTCGGCGTCCCCGCGCATCGTCGCCGAGCTCGCCGCCCGGCACCCCGACTCGAAGGTCCCCACCGACCCCGAGGCACTCGCCGACTACTTCACCTTTACCGACTTCGCGCACTTCATCACCGTCTACCTGTCGGTCGTGGACCTGATCCGCACCCCCGAGGACGTGCGGCTGCTGACCTTCGAGGTCGCCCGTGACATGGCCCGGCAGAACATCCGCTACGCCGAGCTGACCATCACGCCGTACTCCTCCACCCGCCGCGGCATCGACGAGAAAGCCTTCATGGAGGCCATCGAGGACGCCCGCAGGGCCGCCGAGACCGAACTCGGCGTCGTCCTGCGCTGGTGCTTCGACATCCCCGGCGAAGCCGGCCTGGAGGCCGCCGCCGAGACCGCGCGCCTCGCCGTCGACCTGCGCCCCGAGGGCCTCGTCTCCTTCGGCCTCGGCGGCCCCGAGGTCGGCGTCCCGCGCCCGCAGTTCAAGCCGTACTTCGACACCGCCCGGGCCGCCGGCCTGCGCAGCGTGCCGCACGCCGGCGAGACCACCGGCCCCGAGACCATCTGGGACGCCATCCGCGAGCTGGGCGCCGAGCGCATCGGCCACGGCACCAGCGCCACCCAGGACCCGGAGCTCCTCGCGTACTTGGCGGAGCACCGCATCGCGCTGGAGGTCTGCCCGACCTCCAACATCGCCACCCGCGCCGTCGCGAACCTCGACGAGCACCCGGTCAAGGAGATGGTCGCGGCGGGCGTGCTCGTCACCATCAACAGCGACGACCCGCCGATGTTCGGCTCCGACCTCAACAACGAGTACGCGGTCGCCGCCCGCCTCCTCGACCTGGACGAGCGAGGGCTCGCCCAGCTCGCCAAGAACGCCGTCGAGGCCTCCTTCCTGGACGAGGCCGGCAAGGAGAAGCTCCGCGCGGAGATCGACACGTACACCTCCGCCTGGCTCGCGCGCTGACGTCCCGTCGACAATGGGGTCATGCGCACCCTTACTGCCGTCGGCCACCGCGGCGATCCCTACCGTGTCCGTGAGAACACCCTGCCCTCGATCCGCTCCGCGTTCGCGCGCGGCGCGGACGCGGTCGAGATCGACGTCCGGCTGACCCGTGACGGCGTGCCGGTCCTGCTCCATGACGAAACGCTCCAGCGACTGTGGGGCCATGACGTGCGCCTGGACGCCGTCACGGCCGCTCAGTTGCGGGAGCTCACTGAGGGCCGGGTCCCGACCCTGCGCGAGGCGCTGATGGAGGCCGGGGCGGGCCGACTGATGATCGACCTACCGGGCGCCACCGCGGAGTCGGTACGCACCGTCGTGGGCCAGGTCCACGAGTGCGGGGCGCGCGAGCGGACGTACTACTGCGCGGGCCCGAACACCATGCTGGCGGTCCGCGCCGCCGATCCGGGCGCGGAGATCGCGCTGACCTGGACGACGCTGTCGCCGCCGCGCCGGGTGCTGATCGACGCCGTGTCGCCGCGCTGGCTCAACTACCGCTTCGGGCTGGTGAGCCGGGAGCTGACGGACGCCCTGCACCGGGACGGTCTGCTGGTGTCCGCGTGGACCCCGGACACCAAGATGACGATGAAGGCGCTCGTCAAGGCCGGCGTCGACTCCATCACAACGAACCGGGTCGATGCGCTGGCCGCCGTACGCGCCGACCTCGGCCGGTGATACGCACCTGGGCGGAGCGCGTACGGCACGCCGATCCGCGCCTGCAGGACCTCGGCCTCACCCTGCTCGTGCAGCTGGCCTGCACGATGCCGTTCGTCGTACCGACCCAGCCCGGGGCCTCGCCGAAGAGCTGGCCCGCCTACCTAGTGACGGTGCTCGGCCTGCTGCCGCTGGTCTGGCGGCGACGGGCCCCTGTCACCGTGCTGGCGGCCATCGTCGCCTGCGGCTTCTACTACAACTTCGCGATGGACGGGCCGGGCCAGCCCCTGCCCTACGGACCCCTGATCGCCTTCTATACGGTGGCCGTGCTCAGCCCGCCGCGGACCAGGCTGGTGGTGACCTCGGCAGTCCTCGTGTGCGCCCCCATCGCGGTGTTCGGGAACAGCAGGACGGCGAGAGAGCTGATCTTCACCCTGTTCGTCATCGGCGCGTCGTACGCCCTGGGGCGCTCGCAGCACACCCGGCAGGCGTACACCGCGGCCGTGGAGGACCGGGCGGCCCAGCTCGAACGGGCGAACCGGATCGAGGCGGAGCAGGCGGCCGCGCGCGAACGGGCCCGGATCGCCCGGGAGATGCACGACATCCTCTCGCACGCCGTCAGCATCATGATCGTGCAGGCCGAGGCCGGTCCGGTGGCCGTCCGCAAGGCTCCGGCCCGGGCCGAGGCCGCCTTCGAGGCGATCGCCGAGACGGGGCGGGACGCCATGGCGCAGCTGCGCACGATGCTGGGGGTGCTGCGGACGGAGGAGGCCGCTCCACGTGCGCCGCAGGCCGGGATCGGGGCGCTGCCGACACTCCTGGACCGGGTGCGGGCCGGCGGACCGCGGGTGTCGTACGAGCGGACGGGCGAGGTGCGCGAGCTGCCGGCCGCGTTGGAGGCGACGGTGCACCGGGTGGTGCAGGAGGCCCTGACGAACGTGGTCAAGCACGCCGGCGCTTCGACGGTGGACGTACGCCTGGAGTACGGGGCCGCGGCCCTCACCGTCACGGTCACGGACGACGGGCGGGGTCCCGGCGGCGGCTCGGGCGGGCACGGGCTGATCGGCATCCGTGAGCGGGCGGCGGCGCACGGCGGGACGGCCGAGTGCGGGCCGGGGCCGGACGGGCTCGGGTATGCGGTGCGGGTGGTCCTTGTAACCTCGCCGCAGGAGGTGGGGACTTGACGATCCGTGTGGTGGTGGCCGACGACCAGGAACTGGTGCGCAGCGGGTTCGCGATGATCCTCGACGCCCAGGACGACATCGAGGTCGTGGCGGAGGTCGGGGACGGCGCGGCGGCGGTGGAGGCGGTGCGCCGGCTCGCGCCCGAGGTGGCGCTGCTCGACATCCGGATGCCGTTGCTGGACGGCATCGAGGCGTGCCGGACGATCTCCGCCGAGAGCGCGTGCCGCACGGTGATGCTGACGACCTTCGACTCGGACGAGTACGTGTACGAGGCGCTGCACGCGGGGGCGAGCGGGTTCCTGCTGAAGGACGTGCGGCGGGACGATCTGGTGCACGCGGTGCGGGTGGCGGCGGCGGGCGAGTCCCTGCTGGCACCTTCGGTGGCGCGGCGGCTGATCGAGGAGTACACGGCGGTGACGGGCGCGGCGCGGCCTACGCTGGCGCCGGACCGGTTGGAGGTGCTGACGGCGCGGGAGCGGGAGACGCTGCTGCATCTGGGGCGGGGGCTGTCGAACGCAGAGATCGCGGCGGCGCTGGTGGTGAGCGAGCACACGGTGAAGTCGCACGTGGGGAACGTGCTGGCGAAGCTGGGGCTGCGGGACCGGATCCAGGCGGTGATCTGCGCGTACGAGACGGGCCTGATCGCGGCGGGTACTCCCTCTGGGGAGTGAGGGGACGGCGTGTCGTATCCCTCTGGCCGGTGAGTTGTCGTACCGGAAAAGACCCCTCTTGATGGTGATCCTCAACTACCCATCTGACCTGCAGCATTGAGTCATCGGGGCCGCAGCGGCGGCCCGGTGGACTCAGAGGGGGATCCCATCATGAAGGCTCGTACGCGCACGCTGATCGCCGCCGCCCTGGTCCTGGGCATCGCGTCCGGACCGGTCGTCGCGCACGCCGCTCCGGTCCCGGCCTCGGCGGGGGTCACCGCACCGGTCGTCTCGACCCCGCCGAATGCCGCGGCGCTGGAGCGGGCGATCGCCGGGCTCGGTGCGGAGAACAAGGATGCCACGGCCGCCCTGGTGCGGGTGGGTGGTACCAGCGGGAGCTGGCGGGGCAGTTCCGGGGTCGCGGACATCGTCACCGGGCGGGAGGCCGTCGAGCAGGGGCGCTTCCGGGCCGGTTCGGTGACCAAGACCTTCACCTCGGCCGTGGTGCTCCAGCTGGCGGCCGAGCGCCGGGTGGATCTGGACCGGCCGGTGCGGTCGTACCTTCCCGGCACGGTCCCCGCCGCCTACGGCACGGTCACCGTCCGGCAGTTGCTCAACTACACGAGCGGCATACCGGCGGCGGACGGCCCCGGGGAGTCGTTCGAGGCGCAGTGGGAGCACCGGTTCGATGTGACCGATCCGCTCGATCAGCTGGCCAATGCCTTCGCGAAGAATCCGGAGTTCACGCCGGGCTCGGCCCAGCACTACCTGAACATCAACTACACCCTGTTGGGCGTGCTCATAGAGAAGGTGACGGGCACCTCGTACGAGGAGGCGGTCGCCCGGCGGATCCTGAAGCCGCTGGGGCTGCGCCAGACCTCGTTCCCGAGCCGGACGCAGACGAGGATCCACGGTCCGCACAACCGGGGCTACCAGGCGATACCGAAGGCAGACGGCTCCAGGGAGCTGCGGGACGTGACCGAGTGGAACTCCTCGGACCGGTGGGCGGCGGGGGACATCATCTCGACCACAGCCGATCTGGAGCGGTTCACGACGGCCCTGTTCAGCGGGCGGATCGTTCCGAAGGCCCAGTTGGAGGAGATGTTCACGGTGCCCGCGGTGAAGACCTTCGGCAGCACGAAGGACGCGACGCTGAGTGCGGGGATGGCCAAGCTCGTCCTGCCGGACGGCACGGTGGCGTGGGGCAAGACGGGCGGCCGGCACGGTTACAACACCGCGATAGGCGCGACCCGCGATCTGTCCCGCACCCTCGTCTACTCGGTCAACGCCACGAACGCCAAGGGCGAGGACATGAACCCGGTGGCACTCGGCATCGTGATGGCGGCCTTCGCCAAGTAGCTACGCGGGCGTCGCCTCGAGGCGCTTGATCATGCGGCGGAGTACCAGCAGGGGGATCACCCCGAAGACGCCGAAGGCCATGTCGATGACGCTCCACCAGACGGGTATGCCGCGGATCGGTCCGCAGATCAGGGCCAGGGGGATCACGCCGGCGCAGGCGATCATGCCGGCTTCGACGATCCAGATGTTGCGGACCGGGTCGCGGTGGACTCCGTAGAAGAAGACGGCGATCACGAGGTGGGCGAAGGCGAGCCAGTCGGTGCCGTAGAGGAGGAAGGGGTATTCGGCATCGGCCCGCTCCAGCCCCTCGCCCACCCTGCGGAGCCATTCGTTGTCCACCAGGGCATTGGCCCACCGGAGTTCGCTGACCAGGGGGAAGGCGGTGAGTCCGCTCAGCACGAGGCACACGAGAAACAGGGTCAGCCAGGCACGGATACGCCGCTGAAGGGCGCTTCTCTCGCTCATGGAAGGAAGCGTACACCTGGAATTGAACACGTTCAGCCAAATCTCTGAACGCGTTCAATTCATCCGGGCGGGCGGATCGCGGTCAGAGCCCGACGATCGCGTTCCAGCGCTTCGCGAAGGAGCGGCGCTCGGCCGTGGAGATGTCCCGGGCGACGACCAGGCGCCTGCGCATCTCGTCGTCGGGGAAGATCAGCGGGTTCTCGGCCAGTTCGGCGGTCTCCTGGTCGCCGGAGCCGGCCAGGACCTCGCGGGCGGCCGGGACCGGGCAGACGTAGTTGACGGCGGCGGCGAGCGACGCGGCCACCTCCGGGTCGTAGTAGTGGTCGATCAGGGCCTCGGCATTGGCCTTGTGCCGGGCCAGGTTGGGGACGAGGAGGCTCTCGGCCCAGAGCTCACCTCCCTCTTCGGGGATGACGAACTCGATGTCGGGGTTGTCGGCCTGGAGCTGGATGGCGTCGCCGGAGTAGGCCTGGCAGGCCAGCACGTCGCCCTTGCTCAGGTCGGAGGTGTAGTCGTTGCCGGTGAAGCGGCGGATGTGCTTCTTGCGCACCAGCTCTTCGATCTGGTCGCAGCTCCGGTGGAAGTCGGCCTCGGTCCATCGGGTGACGTCCACGCCGTTGCCCTGCATCAGCAGGGAGTAGGACTCGTCGAGACCGGAGAAGAGGGTGACCTTGCCCGCCAGCTCCGGCCGCCACAAGTCCTTGACCGATTTGATCTCGCGGCCCAGGGCCTTGCGGTTGTAGGCGATGCCGGTGATCCCCGACTGCCAGGGGACGGTGTGCAGCCGGCCCTCGTCGAAGGCGGGGGAACGCAACTGCGGGTCCAGGTGCCTGGCCACATTGGACTGGGCCGAGCGGTCCATCTTCTGGGCCCAGCCCAGGTGGACGAAGCGGGCGGCCATCCAGTCGCTGACCACGACCAGGTCGTGGCCGGTCTCCTGGCGGTTCATCAGGGCCGGGCTGATCTTGCCGAAGAACTCGTCGTTGTCGTTGATCTCCTCGGTGTACCGGACCTCGATGCCGGTCCGCTCCGAGAAGGCGTCCAGGGTGGGCCGGCTCTCCTCGTCCTCCTCATCGGTGTCGATGTAGAGCGGCCAGTTGGAGAAGACCACGCTCTGGTCCCGCTCGGAGCGGTCCGTGCCCTGGCGCTGCCCCTCCGGGACGTAGGCGGCGGGCACACCACAGCCGGCGAGGGCGGTGACCAGGCCCGCGGCACCGAGGCCGCGCAGCGCGTCGCGGCGGGAGAAGTCGAGTCGAGGCATGGCCAAAGCCTCAACCAACCCGAAAGGGCGGGCAATAGACATGTTGTCTACTGCCCGCCCCTTGGGCGGTGTGCTGTGATCAGCCGTCGAGCGAGGTCATGACGTGCTTGATGCGCGTGTAGTCCTCGAAGCCGTAGGCGGAGAGGTCCTTGCCGTAGCCGGACTTCTTGAAGCCACCGTGCGGCATCTCGGCGACGAGCGGGATGTGGGTGTTGATCCACACGCAGCCGAAGTCGAGGTTCTTGGACATCCGCATCGCGCGGCCGTGGTCCTTGGTCCACACGGAGGAGGCGAGGGCGAACTCGACGCCGTTCGCGTACTCCAGGGCCTGGGCCTCGTCCGTGAAGGACTGGACGGTGATGACGGGGCCGAAGACCTCGTTCTGGATGATCTCGTCGTCCTGCTTGAGGCCGGAGACGACGGTCGGGGCGTAGAAGTAGCCCTTGTCGCCGATCTGGTGGCCGCCCGCCTCGACCTTGGCGTGGGCGGGGAGCCGCTCGATGAAGCCCGCGACCTGCTTGAGCTGGTTCGGGTTGTTCAGCGGGCCGTACAGCACGTCCTCGTCGTCCGGCTGGCCGGTCTTGGTGTCGGCGGCGGCCTTGGCGAGCGCGGTCACGAACTCGTCGTGGATCGACTCGTGCACGATCACGCGGGTGGCGGCGGTGCAGTCCTGGCCGGCGTTGAAGTAACCGGCGACCGCGATGTCCTCGACGGCCTTGGCGATGTCGGCGTCCTCGAAGACGACGACGGGAGCCTTGCCGCCGAGCTCCAGGTGGACGCGCTTGACGTCCTTCGAGGCGCTCTCGGCGACCTGCATGCCGGCGCGCACCGAACCGGTGATGGAGGCCATCGCCGGGGTGTTGTGCTCGACCATCGCCTTGCCGGTCTCGCGGTCACCGCAGATGACGTTGAAGACGCCCTTGGGCAGGACCGAGTCGATGATCTCCGCCATCAGGACGGTGGAGGCCGGCGTGGTGTCCGAGGGCTTGAGCACCACGGTGTTGCCCGCGGCGATGGCCGGCGCGAACTTCCACACGGCCATCATCATCGGGTAGTTCCACGGCGCGACCTGGGCGCAGACACCGACGGGCTCACGGCGGATGATCGAGGTCATCCCCTCCATGTACTCGCCGGCCGAGCGGCCCTCCAGCAGTCGGGCGGCACCCGCGAAGAAGCGGATCTGGTCCACCATCGGCGGCAGCTCCTCGCTGGCCGTGAGGCCCAGCGGCTTGCCGGTGTTCTCCGACTCGGCGGCGACGAGCTCGTCCGCGCGCGCCTCGAAGGCGTCCGCGATCTTGAGCAGGGCCTTCTGGCGCTCCGACGGGGTGGTGTCGCGCCAGCCCGGGAAGGCGGCAGCGGCGGCGGCCATGGCCGCGTCGACGTCGACCTGGCCCGACAGCGGGGCCGTCGCGAAGGCTTCGCCGGTGGCGGGGTTGACCACCTCGGTGGTCCGCCCGTCGGCGGCGTCCTTGAACTCCCCGCCGATGTAGTTGCGCAGACGACGCAGTTCGGTGGTCACTACAGCCACACTCCTGATCACATGTCCAATGGTTGAGACGAATCCCAAGCCTAGCCTCTCGGCGGACGCTTTCGACAGACCCAGACGCCACGAACTACGAAATCAGTGAGATCCGGGTCGCCAAACAACGGATTCAATCGATTCCGCCTTGCGGAACAGACGACCCTCGTGCACAGTGAGGTCGTGGTCAGTCGAAGCGCAGATTCCAGGAACAGACAACCGTCCCCTTCGGTCGATGCTGTGTCCCTGGCGATCATCGAGCAACTGCAGGAGGACGGTCGCCGTCCCTATGCATCGATCGGCAAGGCCGTCGGCCTCTCCGAAGCGGCCGTACGCCAGCGCGTACAGAAGCTGCTCGACCAGGGCGTCATGCAGATCGTGGCCGTCACCGACCCGCTCACCGTGGGCCTGCGACGCCAGGCGATGGTCGGCATCAACGTCGAGGGAGACCTCGACCCGGTGGCCGACGCACTGACAGCCATGGCCGAGTGCGAATACGTGGTGATGACCGCGGGATCGTTCGACCTGATGGTGGAGATCGTCTGCGAGGACGACGACCACCTGCTTGAAACGATCAACAAGAAGATCCGCACGCTCCCCGGCGTGCGATCAACCGAAAGCTTCGTTTACCTGAAGCTCAAGAAGCAGACCTACATGTGGGGAACTCGATAGCCCGTGAGCCAGGACCTCTCCAAGACCGCGTACGACCACCTGTGGATGCACTTCACCCGCATGTCGTCGTATGAGAACGCACCCGTCCCCACCATCGTCCGGGGCGAGGGCACCTACATCTGGGACGACAAGGGCAAGCGCTACCTCGACGGTCTCGCCGGACTGTTCGTGGTCAACGCCGGTCACGGCCGCAAGGAACTGGCCGAGGTCGCCTACAAGCAGGCGCAGGAACTCGCGTTCTTCCCCATCTGGTCGTACGCGCACCCGAAGGCCGTCGAGCTCGCCCAGCGCCTGGCCGATTACGCCCCGGGCGACCTGAACAAGGTCTTCTTCACCACCGGTGGCGGCGAGGCCGTCGAGACCGCCTGGAAGCTCGCCAAGCAGTACTTCAAGCTGCAGGGCAAGCACACCAAGTACAAGGTCATCTCGCGTGCGGTCGCCTACCACGGCACCCCGCAGGGCGCCCTGTCCATCACGGGTCTGCCGGCCCTGAAGGCCCCCTTCGAG
This genomic window from Streptomyces sp. NBC_01351 contains:
- a CDS encoding Lrp/AsnC family transcriptional regulator; the encoded protein is MHSEVVVSRSADSRNRQPSPSVDAVSLAIIEQLQEDGRRPYASIGKAVGLSEAAVRQRVQKLLDQGVMQIVAVTDPLTVGLRRQAMVGINVEGDLDPVADALTAMAECEYVVMTAGSFDLMVEIVCEDDDHLLETINKKIRTLPGVRSTESFVYLKLKKQTYMWGTR
- a CDS encoding response regulator transcription factor, which translates into the protein MTIRVVVADDQELVRSGFAMILDAQDDIEVVAEVGDGAAAVEAVRRLAPEVALLDIRMPLLDGIEACRTISAESACRTVMLTTFDSDEYVYEALHAGASGFLLKDVRRDDLVHAVRVAAAGESLLAPSVARRLIEEYTAVTGAARPTLAPDRLEVLTARERETLLHLGRGLSNAEIAAALVVSEHTVKSHVGNVLAKLGLRDRIQAVICAYETGLIAAGTPSGE
- a CDS encoding glycerophosphodiester phosphodiesterase, translating into MRTLTAVGHRGDPYRVRENTLPSIRSAFARGADAVEIDVRLTRDGVPVLLHDETLQRLWGHDVRLDAVTAAQLRELTEGRVPTLREALMEAGAGRLMIDLPGATAESVRTVVGQVHECGARERTYYCAGPNTMLAVRAADPGAEIALTWTTLSPPRRVLIDAVSPRWLNYRFGLVSRELTDALHRDGLLVSAWTPDTKMTMKALVKAGVDSITTNRVDALAAVRADLGR
- a CDS encoding serine hydrolase domain-containing protein, which codes for MKARTRTLIAAALVLGIASGPVVAHAAPVPASAGVTAPVVSTPPNAAALERAIAGLGAENKDATAALVRVGGTSGSWRGSSGVADIVTGREAVEQGRFRAGSVTKTFTSAVVLQLAAERRVDLDRPVRSYLPGTVPAAYGTVTVRQLLNYTSGIPAADGPGESFEAQWEHRFDVTDPLDQLANAFAKNPEFTPGSAQHYLNINYTLLGVLIEKVTGTSYEEAVARRILKPLGLRQTSFPSRTQTRIHGPHNRGYQAIPKADGSRELRDVTEWNSSDRWAAGDIISTTADLERFTTALFSGRIVPKAQLEEMFTVPAVKTFGSTKDATLSAGMAKLVLPDGTVAWGKTGGRHGYNTAIGATRDLSRTLVYSVNATNAKGEDMNPVALGIVMAAFAK
- a CDS encoding ABC transporter substrate-binding protein translates to MPRLDFSRRDALRGLGAAGLVTALAGCGVPAAYVPEGQRQGTDRSERDQSVVFSNWPLYIDTDEEDEESRPTLDAFSERTGIEVRYTEEINDNDEFFGKISPALMNRQETGHDLVVVSDWMAARFVHLGWAQKMDRSAQSNVARHLDPQLRSPAFDEGRLHTVPWQSGITGIAYNRKALGREIKSVKDLWRPELAGKVTLFSGLDESYSLLMQGNGVDVTRWTEADFHRSCDQIEELVRKKHIRRFTGNDYTSDLSKGDVLACQAYSGDAIQLQADNPDIEFVIPEEGGELWAESLLVPNLARHKANAEALIDHYYDPEVAASLAAAVNYVCPVPAAREVLAGSGDQETAELAENPLIFPDDEMRRRLVVARDISTAERRSFAKRWNAIVGL
- a CDS encoding gamma-aminobutyraldehyde dehydrogenase produces the protein MTTELRRLRNYIGGEFKDAADGRTTEVVNPATGEAFATAPLSGQVDVDAAMAAAAAAFPGWRDTTPSERQKALLKIADAFEARADELVAAESENTGKPLGLTASEELPPMVDQIRFFAGAARLLEGRSAGEYMEGMTSIIRREPVGVCAQVAPWNYPMMMAVWKFAPAIAAGNTVVLKPSDTTPASTVLMAEIIDSVLPKGVFNVICGDRETGKAMVEHNTPAMASITGSVRAGMQVAESASKDVKRVHLELGGKAPVVVFEDADIAKAVEDIAVAGYFNAGQDCTAATRVIVHESIHDEFVTALAKAAADTKTGQPDDEDVLYGPLNNPNQLKQVAGFIERLPAHAKVEAGGHQIGDKGYFYAPTVVSGLKQDDEIIQNEVFGPVITVQSFTDEAQALEYANGVEFALASSVWTKDHGRAMRMSKNLDFGCVWINTHIPLVAEMPHGGFKKSGYGKDLSAYGFEDYTRIKHVMTSLDG
- a CDS encoding DUF4190 domain-containing protein; protein product: MSENSPEPRDPWAPPERPAVDLGKPHGAYGGAGASGVSGPPSVHDQPTITEMPGAETYQTAPVTGPASAAYGYPAQPDPSAYAYPAPVPAQPTYGYPGQPGYPGYSAYQPYGMPKSNGFGVTALVLGILSVVGCITSFIAVGLGIGAVVFGALGKGKATRGEADNGGMALAGIILGGVGILLGGLMLVLAFSSLRDLGPLPDTRYESPYSDSDNREKV
- a CDS encoding adenosine deaminase, whose translation is MTDLHPFIAGLPKAELHVHHVGSASPRIVAELAARHPDSKVPTDPEALADYFTFTDFAHFITVYLSVVDLIRTPEDVRLLTFEVARDMARQNIRYAELTITPYSSTRRGIDEKAFMEAIEDARRAAETELGVVLRWCFDIPGEAGLEAAAETARLAVDLRPEGLVSFGLGGPEVGVPRPQFKPYFDTARAAGLRSVPHAGETTGPETIWDAIRELGAERIGHGTSATQDPELLAYLAEHRIALEVCPTSNIATRAVANLDEHPVKEMVAAGVLVTINSDDPPMFGSDLNNEYAVAARLLDLDERGLAQLAKNAVEASFLDEAGKEKLRAEIDTYTSAWLAR
- a CDS encoding sensor histidine kinase, which encodes MIRTWAERVRHADPRLQDLGLTLLVQLACTMPFVVPTQPGASPKSWPAYLVTVLGLLPLVWRRRAPVTVLAAIVACGFYYNFAMDGPGQPLPYGPLIAFYTVAVLSPPRTRLVVTSAVLVCAPIAVFGNSRTARELIFTLFVIGASYALGRSQHTRQAYTAAVEDRAAQLERANRIEAEQAAARERARIAREMHDILSHAVSIMIVQAEAGPVAVRKAPARAEAAFEAIAETGRDAMAQLRTMLGVLRTEEAAPRAPQAGIGALPTLLDRVRAGGPRVSYERTGEVRELPAALEATVHRVVQEALTNVVKHAGASTVDVRLEYGAAALTVTVTDDGRGPGGGSGGHGLIGIRERAAAHGGTAECGPGPDGLGYAVRVVLVTSPQEVGT